The DNA region TAATATTTTCAGGGATGTGGCCAGATAAAGAATTATGTGACAAATCAAGCACCGTTAGCTTCTGCAACTTGCCTAAACTCCCGGGAACCGGACcatcaagaaaattgtatgacAAATTAAGGTATTCCAAACCATGTAATCCGAACAGACCCTCCGGAATTTCGCCATGAAGCAAATTTTCAGACAGATCAATTCCAATTGTGGTTGTGAGGTTATAGTTGAAGCTCAAACTAGTTCCATCAGCAACAAGGGAAAGTTTGATATCTAGGCTTCGAGCTGAAATTGATGGTGCTGCGCCAATGGTTTTTCCAATGTCGCCATTGTAGAAATTTGGACTAGTGTTAAAGTTACCATCCGGTATATATCCTGAGAACTTGTTTccagaaaaatccaaagtatgAATAGCCTGAAATGTAAACAACCAAGTTGGCAGAGATCCACTGAACTTGTTCCGAGAAAGGGAAAGGAATTTGAGGTTCGACCATTTGGTTATTGCATCATTTAGAGATCCTGAGAGATTGTTAGAGCTCAAATCAACAACTTCCAAGGACTTGCACCCTGCCAATGTCAGTGGGATCTCACCAGAAATCTTGTTGTTTCCAATATCAAATATCTTTAGACTATCCAACGCGTCAAGAACAGGCTGAATTTCACCGGAAAGATTATTACTGTTTAGTATCAGTGCCAATAGTTGGAAACAACCTACAATGTTCAAAGGGATCGAGCCAGTGAGGAAGTTATGTGAGAGATCAATCACTTGTAGATAGGTCAAATTACCAATCCTTTCTGGTATTTTGCCCGTAAGAAGATTGTAAGACAGAAACAATGCTTGCAAACTCTTCAATTCTGTTATTGTTACAGGAATATCACCAGAGAACCGATTATGAGAAAGGTCAAGAAGTAGAAGTCCAGACTTCTCTGATGCCTCGACAATCCTACTTGGAATCCTCCCCGATAGCTCGTTATAACTCAAGTCCAACATACACAACCTCTCCGAAAAAACCAGTCTTGGCGAGATACCATATCGCAATTCATTATGTGACAAGTTGAGCTGTGTCAAACCCCCAAGACTGGAGATACATGTCGGTATACCTCCAAGAATCGAATTGTTTGCTAAATTGAGAACGGTAAGCGATTCCCTTGACGAATATAGACAAGGCAAAGTACCCGATAACAAATTAGACTCAAGGTTAAGCGTCACCAACGCTTGGCGAAAATCACCCACATTTCCTGTTAAACTATTTTGAGACAAATCCAGATACTTCAAAGACATCAAGTTTAACAAGCTCTTAGGTATATCCCCATTAAAACTGTTAAAACCCAAGTTCAGTTTTTCAAGTGCTATTGAGAAATGGGTAAAATTCCCTATTTCACCACTCAACATGTTATGACTAAGGTCAAGCTCAATTAACTGGCTCATAGGTGCAAATGTACTACTACTAGGAAGATTAACATCAGTGAACATATTATAGCTAAGATCTAAACTCCTAAGACTCCACAACTTCCATAAACAAGATGGTATTTCACTATTAAAGCTATTATGAGACAACACAAGTGTTTCAAGAAAAGTGAGATTACACAAACAAGGATGAACCTGCCCTGATAAGTTGAAATGAGTGAGGTTGAGTCCAGTAACTCGGCCTGTCTGGTTGGACCGGGTTACACCAGTCCAGTTTGAAACAGGAACATTAACATCCCAACTTGATAACAAAGGGTTGTTGTCTTGGAAGTGTAACTTGAAGTGCAAAAGCAAAGACATGTCACTGTTTACAGGTTCAAGATTCACAACCCCGCTTGCATTAAGTGGGTTCAAGAAAGGGGAAAACAACAAGAATAGCAAGAAGATTGAAACTTTGAGCTCAATGAGTAAACCCCATGTTTCTGCCATGGAGGAAAATGAGCTAAGATTTGTgaagtgtgtgtgtgttttttgtgGGTGCTAAGGAAGGGGAAAGTGAGTTACTGTAGTGTATGTAGATAGAGAAGAGAGTGAGCTGAAAGTAGGTAGTTCATTGAGAGTCACCGCTAAAGAACCAACATTCTTTCttgtttcttgttttcttttttaataataTATGGGTGCACTCTTTTTTTATCGAGGCACACCTTTGATAATTTCTACATGGTCAAATGTACCGTAATGCCCTTTCCAAAATTAAATACATATGTATCATCAATATTTCAGGAGGAAAATCCCATTTAACCCTTAAATCTTTTGAGCGTGGGAACAGTACTTCATTCACCTTTTGAAAGAGACAATAAATCCTCCTGATTTTAAATCAACGCCaaaaaaatgaattgaaagcATATGTAAAATTATTGTTTGTGAGTTAAAATATTTAAACTTTTAATATACTTTATATATTTTTGTGTTATTTTGCTGTTTtataaatttataaaataaatctaAAGATTTCCAAGGCTTATGCCCATTGTCTCGAAACTTGTATCTTACTTCGTATTAAGTAAAACGCTTCGTGTCAAGCTTCCGCCTTTTAAAATACTATTCTAAAATAGGCAATACGTTTTTATTctgtatatatacttaagcaagtCAATTACAATCAGCTGGGGCTATTTAGTCTGCTGTGCAATGGCTTAAAATTCAGAAAATGGATCCATAGATGAGATGGTAATAACTTTTAATAAGCATAGGTTCTTTCTTTCATGAGAAAAAACAAAAGCTTAGTGATGAAATGGGGGTTAATAATGTCATTTCAGATAAGGTTGTGCTTCTGCCAATATTATGGACACGAAAATACCTCtttggagaaagaaaagaaaagaaacagtcccaatgagagagagagagagagagagagaaaccaaAGGTGTTTGCTGCTGACTGGAGAAGTGTAAAGCTAAAGTAGACAACTTATTCActttacttttcttttcttttcaactttcTTTTTGAAATTCTCTGTTGATGCCCCTTCAAAGACAGCCTTTATTATCTGTAAGCGAGTGTGTGAAAGCACAAATCAAGAATTATTGTTTTGAGGGTCGTGTTCCTTTCACTTTCTCAACCacgtactccctccatttcactCCATATTAACTGTACTTTAGCTCAGAAAAGAATTTGTTAAAATAATTTCACTTTATACattcaaattaaaattgaaaattgctTTCAACCCTACCCTTAACATCAAGAAGTAGTtcctttctgtcacgacccaatatcCCTTAAGTTGTGATGGCATCTATGCCCAACTAGGTAAGCGAACCAATTTTAGTTTTATTCAAATTCCATTAATTAGATGCAAAGTAAACGTAATCAGTGATACGTCATAAAATATGTCTCGAAATAACACAAGTGCGACAATATACAATGGAAATACCCCCAATGACCTGGCGATACGAGCGAAGAGCATCTAAGACTGAAAATAAGTACATAAATCTAGAATAATATGTTGTCTAGGACTAGAAAGAAAGatataatggaaaaaaaaaaaatcagagtcGGGTGGTGCGAATCAGCCAGCAGCTCACCCAGAAACTCCAAGTGGCAACTCCTTAGATACCTCCGCGTGCTCCACTAGTACTCACATCTGAATCTGCACGTAAGAGTGCAACAAGTGTGGCATGAGTACAAACACAATACGTACCCAGTAAGTACCATAGACCGACCCTCCTAACAAAGTAGTGGCGAGCCTTTAGAAAACTTACCGTTAATATGTCTTACTCATATACATCAATAATAAATAAGATCAAGATAGGATACAAGATAATATTATcttaacaacaagtaaaactCAAAATCAACATATAAAGATATTATGCACAGATCCAACCCATCACTTAGAATCGAGTTTCATCGAATTCACAAATTCAACATATATAGATGATATGCACAAATTCCATCAACACAACATAATAGATACACCAAGTAAGAATATATGGATGATATGAATGAACCATCGCAATATACAATGCATGTGATGCACACTCTTACCATAACTATCTCAAAGTCCGAAGCCTTCTGCACCAACCCTGCGTACACACTAATTCTACGGAGTGTCCGGGAGCATGACCCACGGGAGAGAACCACATTGTCCATACGCCACATGAATGATCTCCATGTGCAGTACAGACAATCTCAACGTACTTATCAAACTCTTGAAGATAAGTATAAACGTCTCTATagcgatccacaagactctactagacctTGCTCAAGACTCATAAGACCGATGAACCTAGAGCTATCAATTTGTCATAGCCCACAATCTCCTAAGTCGGT from Lycium barbarum isolate Lr01 chromosome 10, ASM1917538v2, whole genome shotgun sequence includes:
- the LOC132615109 gene encoding receptor-like protein CLAVATA2, producing MAETWGLLIELKVSIFLLFLLFSPFLNPLNASGVVNLEPVNSDMSLLLHFKLHFQDNNPLLSSWDVNVPVSNWTGVTRSNQTGRVTGLNLTHFNLSGQVHPCLCNLTFLETLVLSHNSFNSEIPSCLWKLWSLRSLDLSYNMFTDVNLPSSSTFAPMSQLIELDLSHNMLSGEIGNFTHFSIALEKLNLGFNSFNGDIPKSLLNLMSLKYLDLSQNSLTGNVGDFRQALVTLNLESNLLSGTLPCLYSSRESLTVLNLANNSILGGIPTCISSLGGLTQLNLSHNELRYGISPRLVFSERLCMLDLSYNELSGRIPSRIVEASEKSGLLLLDLSHNRFSGDIPVTITELKSLQALFLSYNLLTGKIPERIGNLTYLQVIDLSHNFLTGSIPLNIVGCFQLLALILNSNNLSGEIQPVLDALDSLKIFDIGNNKISGEIPLTLAGCKSLEVVDLSSNNLSGSLNDAITKWSNLKFLSLSRNKFSGSLPTWLFTFQAIHTLDFSGNKFSGYIPDGNFNTSPNFYNGDIGKTIGAAPSISARSLDIKLSLVADGTSLSFNYNLTTTIGIDLSENLLHGEIPEGLFGLHGLEYLNLSYNFLDGPVPGSLGKLQKLTVLDLSHNSLSGHIPENITVLRNLTVLNLSYNFFSGVVPTKRGYSKFPGAFAGNPNLCMESSGNVCQRTFPVEPGKKYEEEMEEGPLSVWVFCISALVSFYVGVVALFCSSRTRSCILQTKSLAG